In the Desulfosporosinus acidiphilus SJ4 genome, TATCCGTCAGGCTAAGGATAAGGGGATTTCCCATCTCGCCATTACGGACCATGATACCACCAAAGGCTTACAGGATGCTTTGCATCTGGGAGCCAAGATGGGAGTTACTATTGTTCCGGGGATTGAAATATCGGCTTATGATTACCGGAGGAATAAGAGGGCGCATATCTTGGGCTTCTATATTAAACCAGGGCATCCTTCGCTGGCTAGTCTGTGTAATCCCCTCATGGAAAGCAGAAAGCAAGCATCCTATGACATGTTTCAGAAGATCTTAGCAGCAGGGTTCGATATATCCTGGGAAGATGTCCTGAAATATGAGGGGGGCACAGGTGTTTATAAACAACATTTAATGCATGCTTTATTGGACAAAGGGTATTGTAAGACTATTTATGGTGATCTCTATAAAAAGCTTTTCCACCGGGGCAGCGACACCCATCCCCGAGGTTTAGCCTTTATCCAGTTGAAATACGTTGATGCTCTGGACGCGATTCGGGCAGTCAGAGAAGCAGGAGGAATCCCTGTTTTGGCCCATCCCGGTCAACTCAGTAATTTTGACGCTATCGATGAATGGGCGGAATATGGTCTTGGAGGGATTGAAGTGTTTCACCCAAGTCATAATGAAGAGAATCGGTTAAAATCCCTACAATACGCGCAAAAACACCATCTTGCCATTACGGGAGGGTCGGATTATCACGGCTTTTACGGTGAGGAACCGGTTGAATTAGGCTGCTCGGAATTAGGGCAAGAATGTATTGATGAGTTATTGTTAAGAAAACAAGAGAATTCGCGAATTTAATATCACTATATAACCATGGTGTATTAAACGAGTTTTCAAACAAGTAATCCTGTAGTTGCAATGTGTGAATAAAGTTTTAGGCTAAACGGGGTACCCGAAAAGGCGAAATGGTAACAAAAATTTGTAAAACCATTTCGCCTTTTTATGCTAGAACGAATTAGCCTATTTCAGTCTCTGATACAGGCGGCTGCCTAGTTGCACTTATGCTAGAAGAAAGTATAACGCAAAAGGTTATACTCCCTTTTGCGAAGGCAGTGTCTTCGGGAATCGGCTAAGTGTTCTTTATAAATATTAACGATAGAGTTTTCCTAATTGTGTCTTTTTTAAGATATAATTGAATACAGACACTAAACCAAGAAATTATCGAGTATTCCGGAAAGGAGAGTTAACTAATATGCTTAATAAAAAAGTATCGTTTATCATTATATTAGCGGTGATCTTATCATTTTTTATCCCTAAGAACGCACACGCAGCTACAAAAAAATTATCAGGTCTTGACAGGTATGCAACTTCGGCTGCAATTGCGGAAGATGGTTGGCAACAATCAAATTATGGTGTACTAACCTATGGCAAAAATTATCCGGACGCTATCATTGCCGCGCCTTTGGCTGAAAAATATAAGGCACCAATACTCTTAACTGAGACCGATATTATCCCGGAAGATACCTTAAATACTGTTCGGCGATTGAAGATTACTAACATGATTATTATCGGTGGTACAGGTGTAATTTCCTCTTCGGTAGAAAACCAATTGTCTTTAATTGGCATTAAAACCGAAAGATTATGCGGGCGGGACAGATATGAAACCAGTGTCATAGTTGCTAATCAACTAGATGCTGTTCATGAAATTGCTGTTGTCACAGGAGAAGACTTTACTGACGCTCTGTCCATAGCCCCTATTGCAGCTAAGAGAAACATGCCCATATTATTGGTTCCACATAATGTGATCCCAGATCTCGTTAAGGAATACATCAAACTTAATCCAATTTCCCAAATCTATGTTATCGGAGCAGGTTCTTCATTAAGCGAATCCTTAGTTAGTGAACTGCCTAATGTTGAGCAAATAAACGGGGAGGATAAATATCAGAGAAATCTAGCTGTTATTGATAAATTCAAGAATGAAATGGATCTAACGACAATTTATTTAACGTCAGGGGAATCTTTTGATGATGGCCTATCCGGGTCTGCTTTAGCAGCTCTCAATTGTAACCCTCTTCTTTTAGTGGGTGACAATTGCAGCTCGCAAAAGAATTACCTAGAAAATAACGCCATCAATAAGTTTAATATTGTAGTCCTTGGAGGTCTGGTTAAAGAACAGGCGATCATCTTTTCGCCGAACGTTGACTTTGAGGAAAAAACCATAAGTGAAGTAACGAATGTAAAATCCACCGATATAACGAAAATAATAGTCTATGACGGGAGAGGTGGACTGAACAAGCCTATATCGGTAGAAAACAAACAAAAGATCAATCAGTTTATGGGCTATTTGGATAACTATATTATCAAGAAAGATAAAAATCCCTTACCATCTGTTGGCTGGATTCATAAAGCGGTATTTTATGACCATGATAAAGAAGTCATGGATATAGTTTTCACGAACCCCATTATTATTAATCAAACCTATTATGACATCATAAAAGGCGACCTCGATACCCAAACCATGGATCAATTTTTAAAATCCGTTGATCCTTCTTATGAAAGTTAACAGGCTACGAGCTATCCATGAAGGAGTATTTTGGGTAATCATTAAGGTATAAGTACAAGATTCTTAGGCAGCCTTTGTTCATGAAATTTTGTTCTGCTGTCAGAAAGGTTAACTGTCAGTTGCATACTTTCTTTAGATAAACGAAACATAAACAAAGGCTGCTTTCCTTGAGATATAAGGCGGGTTATAGTTTTACATCTCGAGCGAGAGGTTTATGGCTGTTATAGCCCCGTTCTCCGTATGGCTGAAGTTTATTCAGCCATTTTTCTTTGAGCTTTTTAAGTGCGTCTTTAACATCGAAATATCCTTCTTCAGGGATTTCTAAAATCTCCAGAACCTCGATGGCGAAGGCCTTTTCCCCAAATTCTTTCCATTCCTTTTGCAGGGCCTGGTTCGGAAAAGTTCCCGTATCCAAATTAAATCGTTTGCCGTTGATGGTTTTCAGATTGAGAGTACTTTCAATATATACTTTTTGGTTTTCGAGGTTCCTAATCTGATATACACCGGCTTCGGTCTTAGTTTCTTTGTAGAGACGTTTTAGTTCCTGCTTGCGGTCCATGGTTTTATCTCCTTTTTCATCAAAATCTTGGTTAAGCCAATACCGGCTGCCGTCAGGTGTCCGCTGCAAAAAGCCATATTCAATTAAATATCGCCTGAGTGTAGCAAAATCCGGATAAACATTTTTAAGAATTTGATTAATATCCTTTTCTGTATAAACGTTATTGGCCTGGAAGCGTTTAGCGATTTGCTGCAAAACAATTAGTTTGTATTTTTCCTTAACTGAAAAGGTTTCCAGATGCCCCTCAAGACCTTCAGGGAAAAGTTTATGCAAGATTTTATCGTTTTCGGTTTGAGTAACTTTATAGCGGTCATCGACCATCCTTGCTGTTTTAGGTGGGGTAAGAAAGGTTTCTGGTTGACTTTTTTCTTTGAGAAGCTCCATCATGACGAGAAAGACCTTTGACTGCCGTTCTTTCTCCTTAAGAGAAAACCGGTGATTACGGATGGTGGAGGCGCTTTTAATGCCCATTTCTTTTTGAATCTCGGGATCGGTTTTCCTCGAATAAAAATATCCTAAAAGTGTTTTCTGGTGGTCAGTAAGTCCCGTAATCTTTTTATCCAGATTGCAGAGGTATTCAAAAACCGAACCGTGGGCTTGTTCAATGTGAAGTCTCATATAGCGGGCGGCTTCATAGAAAACCCCGTCTTCCTGATAGACAATTCCTCTTTCGACTTTTTTGCCGCATAATAAACAGACATAGTCTTCAGGCTCTTGAAGATAACCCTGTTTTAAATCATCCAGAGCAGCATTCCAAAACAATTCGGAAACAATCATTTAATAGACACATCCTTGTAATATAGTTTAATATATAGATATTATAGCAATTTGTCTATTAAAAATCAAACTAACTTAAACATATCTGCCAAGTTGTTTTTCTAGGGAATATTTGGTAGAATTTTGTCGTTGAGTTTTCAAATGGAGGGATTGTCATGGGATTACTTAATGAATTCAAAGAGTTTGCAACACGGGGAAATGTTGTAGACCTAGCGGTAGGTATTATTGTCGGAGGCGCATTCGGCAAAATAGTATCATCATTGGTAGCAGATATTATCATGCCGCCTATTGGACTGCTGGTCGGCGGCGTGCGATTTACCGATCTTAAGTTTTGGTTGCGAAATGCTGTCACGGATAGCAGAGGGAACATCATAAAAGAGGCCGTGACGATTAATATCGGGAATTTTATTCAGTCTGTTTTTGACTTCCTAATCATAGCTGGTTCGATTTTTTTATTGGTCAAATTAATGAATCGCCTAAACAGAAAAAAATCCGCAGAATCTGCTGCACCTCCTGCCCCAAGGGAGGAAGTAGAGCTTCTTACGGAAATAAGAGATCTTTTAAAATATTCTCAACGGTAAGTTAAATAATATGAAACGTTTAATCATAGACATCAAATTTTCCTTAAGACTTTCAGCAAATGTTTGAAATCCTCGGGAAAGGGGGCTCGAATCACGAGAGGGAGACCAGTCACAGGATGGAGAAAGGCGTAGACCGCAGAATGCAAGGCTTGCCGGTTAATCAGTGAGGTTTCTCCTCCATAAAGATCGTCTCCCAGCAAAGGATGACCGATACCTTCACAATGGACTCTGATCTGGTGAGTTCTTCCCGTTTCTAAGATAAATTCGAGGAGACTGGCCTCAGAATACCGGCAAATCACTCGATAATCAGTACGGGCAGGTTCTCCTTCTGCTTGAATCTGGCGTTTGATAAAACTATGGGGAGCAAGACCAATGGGGGAATCTATGGTTCCGTTGTTCTGCTGAAGGCAGCCCTGAACAAAGCCATAGTAACGTTTGTGAATGTGACCGCGTTCTAATTGATAAGCCAGCTGCTGGTGGGCAAACTGATTTTTGGCGATAATCACTACCCCGGAGGTATTGCGATCGATCCGGTGTATAGGGCGATAAAGTCTTTGTTCGCCTTTGCGCTGCCAATACCCAATAACCGCATTTCCCAAGGTATTGGCAGGATAACGGCGATTGGGATGGACGACTTGCCCGACAGGTTTATTGACGGCCAAGAGGTATTCATCCTCATAAAGAATAGCTAACGGCAGATTTTCACCTTGAATCGGAGAGTCTTCTTCAGAAAACAGTTGAATGGAGAGAAGTTCCCCCTCTTTTCCTCTGGCAGTCAGGTAGGTGAAGCGGCCGTCCACCCAGACTCTTTCTCCCAGTTTCAAATGCTGTAATACTTTGAGCGAAAAATGAAATTTATGTTTTAAAATGGAAAGATATTTTTGACCGGAATCCTCGGGCTTTAAACGATATTCCCATAATGTTTTGTCTGAGCTCATGATGACCTCCATATTTTCAAATTAAATGCAGGTATATATTAACTGCATCTCGGATATCTGCTAAGAAAAAGGAATAAGCTAAGGAATGAAGAATATACGAAATACGCGGCAAGCCTCTAAACATTTACCCGCTTCTATAGGTGAGAGTGGGTTCCTCGTTTGAGATTCAGCAGGATGAATATGTATTCAGCAAGAAAGTATAACAGCGTATTCTTTTAAGTGCCGTATGTTTAAAGGTTATAGGTTAAGGTTTAAGGATCAAACAAATACGATAGAGTCTAAGGAGGCCCTGAAGTGAAGGATCAACGTATTGAAAAGCTCGCCGATTCTTTAATTAATTATTCGATTGCTTTGAAACCAGGCGAGAAAATTCTCATTGAAGTCATTGGATCAGAAATTCCTCTTGCTCAAGCATTGGTACGTCACGCTTATCAAGCCGGAGGAATGCCTTTTGTGTCCGTTATTAATAATACCTTAATGCGGGAATTATTAAAAGAATTCACCCTAGAACAAGCTGAGGCTATGACTCGTTGGGATCTGGCCAGAATGAAAGAAATGCAGGCGTATATCGGAATCCGCGCGGGAGAAAATGCTTCTGAATGGTCAGATATTCCCAGCGGCTCTCTGAAACTATATTCATCGTTTTATCAAAAGAAGGTGCATAGTGAACAACGTGTTCCCCATACTCGCTGGTGTGTTTTAAGATATCCCACGGCTTCTATGGCTCAGCTGGCAGCGATGAGTGTGGAAGGCTTTGAAGACTTTTACTTCGATGTTTGTAATCTCGATTATGCTAAGATGTCACAGGCCATGGAACCCCTGAAAAATCTGATGGAGAAAACTGACCAGGTCCGAATTTTAGGACCGGGTACTGATTTGGTATTCTCAATCAAAGATATGCCGGCAATTAAATGTGATGGGCTGATGAACATTCCCGATGGAGAAATCTATACGGCACCTATTAAGGAGTCTGTCAATGGGCGGATCAGTTATAATACCCCTTCTTTATATCAAGGATTTACCTATGAAACTATTGTCTTAGAATTCAAAAAGGGTAAAATTATCAAAGCCACGGCTAATGATACCCAGCGGATTGAGGAAATTTTCAATACCGATGAAGGGGCACGCTATGTCGGAGAATTTGCCATTGGAATGAATCCATATATTATGAAACCCATGAAAGATACTCTCTTTGATGAGAAAATCGACGGCAGTTTTCATTTTACGCCAGGTTCCTGCTATGATGACTGCAATAATGGCAACAAATCGGCGATTCATTGGGACTTGGTATCTATTCAAAGACCGGATTACGGCGGCGGTGAGATCTATTTTGACGGGAAATTAATTCGTAAAAATGGTCGTTTTGTTTTAGCTGAACTAGAATGCCTAAACCCGGAGAACCTAAAATAATGTTACCATGGGTATAAATCTTAATCCGCATAAGGGATATTGAAAAGAAACGAGTGGATTCAACTGGAGGGGTTCTATGATTAATAAGTTGCTTTCAATTGTCTTTGGTGCGGTTTTGTGGGGACTGGGCTTAACCATTGATGTTGCGGTAGCCATCGGCAAGTATGGGTTGCCGGCTTTTTTGGCTGGAGTTCTCCTTGCTTTGGGTCTCCTGATTAGCAAGGCTTTTCTGGACAAAAAAGCGAGTTTGGATTTATGGGTTATTATTCTTCGGGGATTAGCGGTTGAAGCTCTTCTGTTTCCCGCTGCCAATCTTATCATGGTTTTTATGCTGACTAAAGGATTCCCTTTTGAGATAACTAGAGCAGTGTTAATTGAAAGCGGTTTAATTGCTGTCATTTTAGCCGGCGTATTTTTCTTTAATGCGCATCTATTAAATAAGAAAGTTCGCCGGCGCCAAATGGGTTCGGAGAAAGACTGAACAAGATCAACACTTAAAGATTTGCGAGAAATCTTCGCAAAAGATGTGAAACGATAACTATGGAGGAGTCGATTTTATAAGGATGACGAGTAAACGCTTACGTTTGATCTATAATCCTTACGCCGGAAGGTGTAAATTTACAAATCAACTGGATGCGGTGATTCGAATTTTTCAAGAGAGCGGGCATGAAGTGTGCGTTCACCGGGCATGTTCTACTCAAGACATTGAAGAGACTGCTGGGCGGAGCAGTGATGTTGACTGTTTGGTAATTGCCGGGGGAGACGGAAGTATTCATCAAGCGGTCAACGGTTTGGCGCAAATCTCTTCATCTCAACGTCCGTCCTTGGGGATTTTGCCGGTAGGGACTGCCAATGATTTGGCCTATGCTCTTCATTTGCCTAAAAGTATCCCTGAAGCCTGTAAGGTGATCGGACGAGGAAATGTTTTCAATATGGATATAGGAATGGTTAATAACCGATATTTTGTGAACGTTGCCTGTGCCGGACTATTAACAGATGTTTCTCTAAAGGTGGATCTGCGGGTTAAGAACTCTTTAGGGCAGTTAGCTTATTTCTTGAAGGGGATTGAGACACTTCCTTCATACAGACCATTCAAGGTAGAATTTGAGCATGAAGGGCAGCATTGCACGGAGGAAGTAATCCTCTTTATGGCAGTTAACGGTCTCTCAGTAGGAGGAATTCGAAGTCTTGTGCCAAGAGCTTCATTGTCAGACGGCAAATTAGATATCTTAATGGTTCCTCTAGTTGGCTGGCCGGAAACTCTCCGAATTTTACTGAGGGTATTACGCGGAGAGCAGGTAAGCAGCCCTAAAATGAAAGAATTTCAGGTCTCAGAACTGACAATTCATACGGATCGACCGCTTAACTCGGATTTGGATGGGGAATTAGGTCCGGGAAGTCCTTGGCACATTCATATAGGGCCGAAAATCTCTGTGTTTTGCTGAGTGACGTTATAGAAGTATGAAAGCTATTGTGTAAAACAGGGGGTTTTTATGCTTAGTACATCGTTTCAGCAGGAAGTATTAGAACGCCTTAGCCAGATATGCCCTGTATATCGGGTGGGGGGATCTGTGAGGGATGCACAATTGGGTATCTCCTCCAAAGATGTGGATGCTATCGCGGCTCTTTCCCAGGAACAAATTTGTGAAAACCTGCGGTGTTGGGGTTATACGCCTCACTTACTTGGAGCAAACGTTCAAACGGTGAGCTTGTTTCGAGAAACTGATCGCTTAGATTTGGTCTCTTTTTCAGGAGAATTGGAAAGGGATGCTTCGCGGCGTGACTTTACCATCAATGCCATTTATCAAGATGTAAAGACTGGGGAAATTGTAGATCCTTTTCAGGGACTAAGAGATTTGAAAGATCATCATTTAAGGGCTTGTGGCAAGGCTTCCGAACGCTTTCAGGAAGATCCGCTGAGGGTCTTGCGCCTGGTACGATTTGCGGTTTCTTACGGATTAAGTATTGAGGCCGAGACTTGGCAGTCCGCAATCGTTTCTATGCCTAAACTTTCTATGGTTTCCAGGGAACGAGTCACTGAAGAATTAGGGAAAATCTTGGTCTTAGATAACATGGCCCGGAGTTTTTCCCTTTTGGATGAGCTGGGATTTTTTCAAAGATTTATTCCGGAATTATCAAGACTTAAGGGTTTGGCAAACCATCGTTTTAATCCAGACGATGGGTGGAATCATACCAGGCGGGTTGTTCAGAATACCCCTAATAAGCTTATTTTGCGTTTGGCGGCCTTGTTTCATGAGCTGGGAATAGGGGAGATAAGCAGCGAAGAAAGTTTGGCGGGGAATGGTGAGGAAAGTGCTTGGCTAACGCGAGAAATATTCAGCCGTTTTCGTTGGAGTATGGTTCTTGCCGGAGGAATTAAGGGGGAGCAAGAGGTTGAATTCCTGGTAAAACATCATATGCTGGGGAATATTATCTTCGGGGAGGAATTGCAGGGCGCGAATGATTGGAGAGAAGTATCCTTAAAGGCACGTGGTTTTGCCTGGGATATGGGATGGAACGGTCAAGTTTTTGATTCGCTCCGCGTAGAGAGTTTGCTGGGCCTCTGGCAGGCGGATTTTCAAAGCGGAGATCATAGTGGGGATGATCTTATGCGCCTGGGGAACCTACAAGAAGAGATTAAAAATGCTTGCATATGGATAAGCGGGCGGCTAAAGACTCTGAATTGGCAAATGTTCTGGGACTTTGTGCAGGAAAAGGGTTTAGAGGGAAAGCCGCTTGGACGATTTAAAGAACAAGTTCGCAGAGTATTGATGCTGGAGCCAGAACAATCTTTGAATGACGTTAATTTTCTGGAAAGAGAGTACGATAAAGCAATTGGTCAGAAATTAGAGCGAACTGAGACAATATAAATTTGCTTTTTATAGTTAAAAAGTAATGATTAAATGAATGTAATTTAGACAAAAGCAATAAGTCATGGAGGTAAAAGGAAAAAATTCCTTGACCTAAATTTACTCTGTGTTTATAATTTTTATAAAAAGAGGTGCTTTTATGGAAAAACGTTGGCGCTGTGACGTCTGTGGTTATATACATACCGGCGAAAACCCGCCGGAAGTTTGTCCCATTTGTGGTGTGGATGCTAGCCATTTTCAATTAGTCACTGAAGAGTCAGGAACAAATGCGGCACAGGAGGTTAAACCTGCTTCCGTAAAGATTACAACAGCCCAGCCTGATCGTCCTCAGGCAATTCGTCAAGCTCTCTATAAAATTTCCTATGGACTCTATATTATCACGGCTCAAGCTGAGGGAAGAGACAATGGGCAATGTGCCAACACTTGTTTTCAAGTGACTTCGGACCCGGCGAGAATAGCCATTGGAATTAATAAAGGGAACTATACCCATGAACTAATCCAAAAAAGCAGCATATTCGGTGTATCGGTATTAAGTCAGACAGGTCACGACTATGCTCGGAAATTCGGATATCGTTCAGGTCGTGAGGTTGATAAGTTTGAGGGGGTAGCAGTTCATCGCGGGGAGTTAGGTGTTCTCTTGCTTGATGATGTATTGACTACCATGGAAGCTAAGGTAATTGGTCAACTTGATGCGGGAACTCATACTCTATTTCTTGCAGATGTGATTGCAGCCGAGCTCCTTCAGGAAGGCGAGCCTATGACCTATGCTTTTTTCAGATCCGGTAAATAAACTGTATTCCCTTAAATTTGCAGGTAAACTTCTTCGGCTTAAGCTGAACCTAGGACTTCGTTAACGAAAGTATCCTGTGGACAGTTTCGCCGAAAGCGCCTAGGCGATAACAGATGCTATCGCGCTGAAGGATGGATTCTACCTCCGCCGAAGAAATCAAAAGAGTAACCCTCCTTATGAAAGTCAGGGTCATAGATGTGGGAAAAAGAAAAGCGCTGAGGCTAATTCATATTGCATAGAATTAGCCTTAATTCTATTCACGGACCAATGTGACTTAGGCTATGGTGTATTTCTAGCGACGTTAGGAGGCAATAAATGAAGTCAGAGTTTAGAAGATCGGTATGCCCTTATGATTGTCCTGATACCTGTGGGCTTAAGGTCGAGCTGCAGGAAGGCAAAGTGGTAAGAGTAACCGGTGATCCCGAACACCCATTCACAAAAGGGACCTTATGCCCTAAAATGGCTCATTATGAAAGAACGGTTTATTCAGAGGAAAGATTGACTTCCCCTCTCCTGCGTTCCGGGAAGAAAGGCACAGGACAGTTTCAAGCAATTACCTGGGATGAGGCCATTGCCCATATTACGAACCGTTGGCAAGACTTGATTAGTCAATTTGGGGCTGAGACAATTTTACCATACTCCTATGCGGGAACTATGGGAGTGGTTCAGCGTAATTGCGGGGAAAGCTTTTTTAATCGCTTGGGCGCCTCGCGTTTAGCGCGGACGATTTGCTCTTCGGCCAAAGGTTATGGCTGGACCTCGGTGATGGGTGAAACTTTAGCTCCGCATCCTAATGAGGTTATGAAGAGTGATTTGATAATTCTCTGGGGAACTAACGCCCTGGCCACCAACATCCATTTTATCCATAATGTGCGGGAAGCAAAAAAACGAGGTGCGAAAGTCTGGTTAATAGACACTTACGAAACACCGACAGCTAAAATTGCGGATAAGATTTTTTGTGTCAGGCCAGGCAGTGATGGTGCTCTTGCTCTCGGTATCATGCATATCCTGGTTCAAGAGGGATTGCAGGATCAAATGTTTCTTAATGAATACGTCCAGGGGTTTGAGGCCTTTCGTCAGGAGAGTCTCCATGATTTTCCTCCCGCTAAAGTCAGTCAAATTACAGGTCTTGAAATCAATCAAATCGAAGAACTAGCACTTGGCTATGCCCGGGCTCGAGCCCCTTTCATTTCCTTAGGTTCAGGGATTTCTCGTTATGGAAACGGAGCGATGACTGTTCGTCTCATTACGTGCCTGCCCGCAGTAGTTGGCGCTTGGAACAAGCCGGGAGGCGGGTTGCTGACAAGTATCTCTTTAAAGACCATTTCCACAGCGACGGTCATCCGCGAAGATTTCCTGCGAACTCCCACGCGCCTTGTTAATATGAATCAGCTTGGTTTTGCCCTGACAGAATTAAAAGATCCCCCGATCAAGAGTTTATATGTTTATCATTCCAATCCTGCGGTGATTGCCCCGGACCAGAATCAGATACTCAAGGGGCTGCGGCGGGAGGACCTGTTTACAGTAGTCCATGAACGGTTCATGACAGATACTGCTCGCTATGCCGATATTATATTACCTGCCACAAGCTCCTTGGAGCATTCGGATCTTTATCGTTCCTATGGTTCTTATGTTGTACAGAGGGCTGCGGCAGTGATTCCGCCCCTTGGCCAAGCAAAATCAAATTGGGAAGTTTTTCAGTTGCTGGCTGAGGCTATGAAGTTTGGTGAGTCCTTCTTTAAGCAATCTGCGGATGACCTTATTGACCAATTTATTATTCCGTCATCTTCCGGGCTGTCAGAGTCCGAGAAGAAGAAACTTTCAGAAGGCCATCCTGTGGAAGTCAATTTGCCTCTTGATTATAAGATGAGATTTCAGACTCCCTCAGGGAAAATTGAACTATATAATCCCAAAGAGCCTGCACCATTGCCCTACTATTTCGCACCTCATGGCGATAATGCCCCATTCTTTTTGATGAGCACCCCTAATTTATTCTCTTTAAACTCATCCTTTAATGAGCGAAAGGATTTGGTATCTAAGAAAAAGGCGGCCTATCTTTTGATGAATGTTGATGATGCGGCTGAAAGAAATTTGCAGGATCTTCAGCCAGTCGTCGCTTTTAACGAACGAGGCGAAGTCAATTTCATTCTTAAAACGACGCCTAAGGTTCCCCGCGGAGTCGTTGTCACAGAAGGGTTGTTTTGGAATAAGGATTCCGACACTTCATCAGTTAATGCTTTAACTTCTCAAAGATTGACAGATCGTGCCTCGGCCAGCACCCTTTACGATGTAAAAGTCGACGT is a window encoding:
- a CDS encoding flavin reductase, producing MEKRWRCDVCGYIHTGENPPEVCPICGVDASHFQLVTEESGTNAAQEVKPASVKITTAQPDRPQAIRQALYKISYGLYIITAQAEGRDNGQCANTCFQVTSDPARIAIGINKGNYTHELIQKSSIFGVSVLSQTGHDYARKFGYRSGREVDKFEGVAVHRGELGVLLLDDVLTTMEAKVIGQLDAGTHTLFLADVIAAELLQEGEPMTYAFFRSGK
- a CDS encoding molybdopterin-dependent oxidoreductase, with protein sequence MKSEFRRSVCPYDCPDTCGLKVELQEGKVVRVTGDPEHPFTKGTLCPKMAHYERTVYSEERLTSPLLRSGKKGTGQFQAITWDEAIAHITNRWQDLISQFGAETILPYSYAGTMGVVQRNCGESFFNRLGASRLARTICSSAKGYGWTSVMGETLAPHPNEVMKSDLIILWGTNALATNIHFIHNVREAKKRGAKVWLIDTYETPTAKIADKIFCVRPGSDGALALGIMHILVQEGLQDQMFLNEYVQGFEAFRQESLHDFPPAKVSQITGLEINQIEELALGYARARAPFISLGSGISRYGNGAMTVRLITCLPAVVGAWNKPGGGLLTSISLKTISTATVIREDFLRTPTRLVNMNQLGFALTELKDPPIKSLYVYHSNPAVIAPDQNQILKGLRREDLFTVVHERFMTDTARYADIILPATSSLEHSDLYRSYGSYVVQRAAAVIPPLGQAKSNWEVFQLLAEAMKFGESFFKQSADDLIDQFIIPSSSGLSESEKKKLSEGHPVEVNLPLDYKMRFQTPSGKIELYNPKEPAPLPYYFAPHGDNAPFFLMSTPNLFSLNSSFNERKDLVSKKKAAYLLMNVDDAAERNLQDLQPVVAFNERGEVNFILKTTPKVPRGVVVTEGLFWNKDSDTSSVNALTSQRLTDRASASTLYDVKVDVRSGS